The following coding sequences lie in one Flavobacterium sediminis genomic window:
- a CDS encoding head GIN domain-containing protein, whose translation MKKILFLVLLTITVSCGISEDCFKGNGNTVTQTFPYDNFTKVKVYSGVGLVIKEGSEYEVKIETSENIIDDIEVSLQGDLLVVKDNSSCNLARDYGLTKVYVTAPNLEEIHSKTEQDIRSEGVLHYGLFRLFSIGEDGDGSGTGDYYINIASTGQFVIESNTVTNFYINGTAGELLLNFYFGDGRFNGENFEVQTIKFYQRGSNDMIVKPIQRIEGQIVSTGNVILKHTPPEIEVEELYTGHLIY comes from the coding sequence ATGAAGAAAATATTATTTTTAGTATTATTAACAATAACAGTGAGTTGCGGTATTTCTGAAGATTGTTTTAAGGGAAACGGTAACACAGTAACTCAAACTTTTCCGTATGATAACTTTACGAAAGTAAAAGTCTATTCCGGTGTTGGTTTAGTAATTAAAGAAGGGTCTGAATATGAAGTTAAGATTGAGACCAGCGAAAATATTATAGATGATATTGAGGTAAGTTTACAAGGAGATCTATTAGTGGTAAAAGACAATTCTTCTTGTAATTTGGCTCGTGATTATGGTCTGACAAAAGTATATGTTACAGCTCCGAATTTAGAAGAAATACATAGCAAGACCGAACAGGATATTAGAAGTGAAGGCGTTTTACATTATGGTTTATTCCGGTTATTTTCTATAGGAGAAGATGGCGACGGTTCGGGAACAGGAGATTATTATATTAATATAGCATCAACCGGACAATTTGTAATAGAAAGTAACACGGTTACTAATTTTTATATTAACGGAACAGCCGGAGAACTTTTATTGAACTTTTATTTTGGTGACGGTAGGTTTAACGGAGAGAATTTTGAAGTCCAAACCATTAAATTTTATCAAAGAGGCTCCAATGATATGATCGTAAAACCGATACAGAGGATAGAAGGACAAATTGTATCAACCGGTAATGTGATCTTAAAACACACACCGCCGGAAATTGAAGTGGAAGAACTATATACGGGACATTTGATTTATTAG
- a CDS encoding NAD-dependent epimerase/dehydratase family protein: MKMNVGIIGCNGFIGKHLSLAISKIDNINLKLFGRSSENKTGLDLPYENIDFSDKENLKQKIENLDIIYYLASTTIPATSWDKPIFEIESNLIPFLNLVDLASKIGVKKVVFTSSAGTIYGSSNDKLKEIDDKHPFSPYGITKLSMELYLNYYKVKNDLNYDVFRISNIYGEDQDTSKGLGIINTFLENIINHKDINIYGKGDIVRNYIYIKDVVDFLLTSLDIKNDTSNIYNLASDDNLSINNLLTVIDSIVDEDYNLTYLHHRNSDNPNIYIDNSKIKNSFPEKKFTPIHKGIKSCYEYLKKSN; this comes from the coding sequence ATGAAGATGAATGTCGGGATTATAGGATGTAATGGTTTTATTGGCAAGCATTTGTCTTTAGCAATATCCAAAATTGATAATATAAATCTAAAACTATTCGGGCGATCTTCTGAGAATAAAACCGGATTGGATTTACCTTATGAAAACATTGATTTTTCAGACAAGGAAAATTTAAAACAAAAAATTGAAAATCTTGATATTATTTATTACTTGGCTTCGACAACTATTCCGGCAACTAGTTGGGATAAACCTATTTTCGAAATAGAATCTAACCTTATTCCTTTTCTTAATTTAGTAGATCTTGCCAGTAAGATAGGTGTTAAAAAAGTTGTTTTTACATCAAGCGCAGGTACAATATATGGTAGTTCAAATGATAAGCTAAAAGAAATTGATGATAAACACCCTTTTTCTCCTTATGGCATTACTAAACTTAGTATGGAGCTTTATCTTAACTATTATAAAGTTAAAAATGATCTAAATTATGATGTTTTCAGAATTTCAAATATTTATGGTGAAGATCAAGATACAAGCAAAGGATTAGGTATTATTAATACATTTTTGGAAAATATAATTAATCATAAAGACATTAATATCTACGGAAAAGGTGATATCGTAAGAAACTATATTTATATCAAAGATGTTGTTGATTTCCTACTTACTTCATTAGACATAAAAAATGATACCTCAAATATTTACAATCTCGCTTCAGATGATAACCTAAGCATTAATAACTTATTAACTGTCATAGATTCTATAGTTGATGAAGATTATAACTTAACCTACCTTCACCACAGGAATAGTGATAATCCTAATATCTATATTGATAACTCTAAAATTAAGAACTCGTTTCCTGAAAAAAAATTCACTCCGATTCATAAAGGCATAAAATCCTGTTATGAATATCTAAAAAAATCTAATTAA
- a CDS encoding glycosyltransferase family 2 protein, which yields MKGKKISIIVPVYNSEKFLDLLVEAVDIEKNKNNWDLELILIDDGSKDHSFKKIFELAKIFKYIKGIKLSRNFGHQIAVKTGLTYCSGDYIAIIDDDLQDPPNLLPSFFTYLDNGYDVAYGVRKKRKESFIKKLSYASFYKILKKISNTDIQLDSGDFCVMKKRVVENMLKLQEKNPFLRGIRAWIGFNQIGVEYERQARVAGESGYTLKKLFKIAKDGIFSFSNVPIRLITILGSLGLVFAFFFSCYILFQYFVNLIPVKGYTSLIIIISFFSSLILVCLGIIGEYIVRIYDEVRNRPFTVIDETINV from the coding sequence ATGAAAGGTAAAAAGATATCTATTATTGTACCGGTATATAACTCTGAAAAATTTCTTGATTTACTTGTTGAAGCTGTTGATATTGAAAAAAACAAAAATAACTGGGATTTAGAATTAATTTTAATTGATGATGGTAGTAAAGATCACAGTTTTAAAAAAATATTTGAATTAGCCAAAATTTTCAAATACATCAAAGGAATAAAATTATCCCGAAATTTCGGACATCAAATAGCTGTAAAAACCGGTCTTACTTACTGTTCTGGTGATTACATAGCAATAATTGATGATGATTTGCAAGATCCCCCTAACTTACTTCCTAGCTTTTTCACTTATTTAGATAATGGATATGATGTTGCCTACGGAGTACGAAAGAAAAGAAAAGAATCTTTTATCAAAAAACTTAGTTACGCTTCTTTTTATAAGATCTTAAAAAAAATCAGTAACACTGATATACAATTAGACAGTGGCGACTTTTGTGTGATGAAAAAAAGGGTCGTAGAGAATATGCTAAAACTACAAGAAAAGAACCCTTTTTTAAGGGGTATAAGAGCTTGGATAGGTTTTAATCAGATTGGTGTAGAATATGAAAGACAAGCAAGAGTTGCTGGTGAATCAGGATATACACTTAAAAAATTATTCAAAATAGCTAAAGACGGTATTTTTTCATTTTCTAATGTTCCCATTCGACTAATAACCATTTTAGGCTCGTTAGGTTTAGTTTTTGCTTTCTTTTTCTCTTGTTATATACTTTTTCAATACTTTGTCAATTTAATTCCTGTAAAAGGGTATACTTCTTTAATTATAATTATCTCTTTTTTCAGTTCTCTGATATTAGTCTGTTTAGGGATCATAGGAGAATATATTGTAAGAATCTATGATGAAGTCAGAAACAGACCTTTTACAGTAATTGATGAAACAATAAATGTATGA
- a CDS encoding glucosyltransferase domain-containing protein: protein MSLKIKKKNISLFVFSLLYAVLCYGFALTNFTLTIDNEQVFPKDHSLGMGRWGTNLIRCRIFDGITPYYTLLLSLFFLAFTAVALSRLFNFKNIYSYLFCALFLSFPQMAYQMVFTMQADAVAIGFFASSLSIILFLWALDHLKIESIKSYLALLLSAILIVFVIAIYQALVFLPVVIFTISLFQNTFKEDYSFKKDLVRVGFFTILMFISGILYYISVKLFCPPMGDIGHLDSYTSSNQSSFYNRFIDFYNLLVDNFRGDFYYGDKPFLFASLISLVLIGVYIYQKKHFFIRFTLILASFVLTFFISFFITNGAHPPRLYVATNIIFAFIIIHFFSSFKYKTVGILFASIISLANIYLITLLFLSSYKICQHDQQIARKIDAFIYTKYPTFNYNTDYVYFYGSLPASEHNRFVLPKSEIFGGSFFSWDGGSNNRIINFIKFYDIAYYREIDNKETFLKIADSIESIPIWPNPESIKKIDNVVIVRLGKEKGSKLSVE, encoded by the coding sequence ATGTCTTTAAAAATCAAAAAAAAAAACATTAGTCTATTTGTTTTCAGTCTTCTATATGCAGTTCTCTGCTACGGCTTTGCATTAACAAATTTTACTTTAACAATTGACAATGAGCAAGTTTTTCCTAAAGATCATTCCTTGGGAATGGGAAGATGGGGAACAAACTTAATAAGATGTAGAATTTTTGATGGAATTACTCCCTATTATACATTATTGCTTAGTCTGTTTTTTTTAGCATTTACAGCTGTTGCACTCTCACGCCTTTTCAATTTTAAAAATATATACAGCTATTTATTTTGTGCTTTATTTTTATCATTTCCACAAATGGCTTATCAAATGGTTTTTACAATGCAAGCAGATGCTGTTGCGATAGGTTTTTTTGCTTCATCCCTTTCAATCATTTTGTTTCTATGGGCTTTGGATCATTTAAAAATTGAATCCATAAAATCTTATCTGGCTTTACTTCTTTCTGCAATTTTAATTGTTTTTGTAATTGCTATTTATCAAGCTTTAGTGTTTTTACCTGTTGTAATCTTTACTATTTCTCTTTTTCAAAATACTTTCAAAGAAGATTATTCTTTTAAGAAAGATCTTGTAAGGGTTGGTTTTTTTACGATCTTAATGTTTATATCCGGTATTTTATATTATATTTCTGTAAAACTATTTTGTCCTCCGATGGGCGATATCGGTCATCTTGATAGCTATACATCATCAAATCAAAGCAGTTTTTATAATAGATTTATTGACTTCTATAATTTACTTGTTGATAATTTCAGAGGAGACTTTTATTATGGGGACAAACCTTTTCTCTTTGCATCGCTCATTAGTTTAGTTCTTATTGGGGTTTATATTTATCAAAAAAAGCATTTCTTTATTCGATTTACCTTAATCTTAGCTTCTTTTGTTTTAACTTTCTTTATTTCCTTTTTTATTACAAATGGCGCTCATCCACCAAGATTATATGTGGCAACAAATATTATTTTTGCATTTATAATAATCCATTTCTTTTCAAGTTTTAAATACAAGACTGTAGGCATACTTTTTGCAAGTATTATTTCACTTGCTAATATTTATTTGATCACACTTTTATTCTTATCTAGTTATAAAATTTGTCAACACGACCAGCAAATAGCCAGAAAAATAGATGCTTTTATATATACAAAATACCCTACTTTTAACTACAATACCGATTATGTATATTTTTATGGAAGTTTACCGGCTTCTGAGCATAATCGATTTGTATTACCTAAATCCGAGATTTTCGGAGGTTCATTTTTTAGTTGGGACGGAGGAAGCAATAACAGAATAATTAATTTTATTAAATTTTATGATATTGCATATTATCGTGAAATCGATAACAAAGAAACCTTTTTAAAAATTGCAGATTCAATTGAGTCAATTCCTATTTGGCCTAATCCTGAGTCTATTAAAAAAATAGATAATGTAGTAATCGTTAGGCTTGGAAAAGAAAAAGGATCAAAATTATCAGTAGAATAA
- a CDS encoding glycosyltransferase family 4 protein, which produces MEVISMTKKIKIAFVTASDPLDKKSWSGIYYQMYQNLKNNVEKVDCIGPIPLFFIKAMAVTNRLTKLIFRKGYNYKNSILLSYIHSKYIQLKLRGKHYDYIFAPAASTEIAFLNTDIPIIYCSDSSFGQMNEYYDTYSNLFEFSVKESNIIEQKAIEKAAYITYPSNWAKNYVVNHYNSKAKIAVLPFGANIDERYVHFEPKQISKYETVNILFLGVDWYRKGGDLVYDTFLRLLEAEYDIHLTVCGCIPPVKHDKMKVIPFLNKNKESDLKELAAIFKNSHFLFLPSKAECFGIVFCEASAYGVPSISRNTGG; this is translated from the coding sequence ATGGAAGTAATTTCTATGACTAAAAAAATAAAAATTGCATTTGTTACAGCTTCTGACCCGTTGGATAAAAAATCGTGGTCTGGAATCTACTACCAGATGTATCAAAATTTAAAAAATAATGTGGAAAAAGTGGATTGTATCGGACCAATTCCACTTTTTTTCATTAAAGCAATGGCTGTTACTAACAGATTGACCAAGCTTATTTTTAGAAAAGGTTATAACTATAAGAATTCAATCCTTTTGAGTTATATACATTCAAAATATATTCAATTAAAGCTTAGAGGAAAACATTACGACTATATTTTTGCGCCGGCAGCCTCCACAGAAATTGCTTTTTTAAATACAGATATTCCCATTATTTATTGTTCAGATTCCTCCTTTGGTCAGATGAATGAATATTATGACACCTATTCTAACTTGTTTGAGTTTTCAGTAAAGGAATCTAATATAATTGAACAAAAAGCTATTGAAAAAGCAGCTTATATTACGTATCCTTCCAATTGGGCAAAAAACTATGTAGTCAATCATTATAATTCAAAAGCAAAAATAGCGGTTCTTCCTTTCGGAGCAAATATTGACGAAAGGTATGTTCATTTTGAACCTAAACAGATTTCAAAATACGAAACGGTTAATATTTTGTTCTTAGGAGTCGATTGGTATCGAAAAGGAGGAGATCTGGTATATGACACTTTTTTAAGGTTACTTGAGGCAGAATATGATATTCACCTGACGGTTTGCGGATGTATTCCGCCTGTTAAGCACGATAAAATGAAAGTCATTCCTTTTTTAAACAAAAACAAAGAGTCTGATTTAAAAGAATTGGCTGCCATTTTTAAAAATAGCCATTTTTTATTTTTACCCAGTAAAGCAGAATGTTTCGGCATTGTTTTTTGTGAGGCCAGTGCTTACGGCGTTCCGAGTATTTCAAGAAATACAGGAGGATAA
- a CDS encoding oligosaccharide flippase family protein, producing MIESDKIAELLKKIFFKKGGSTFIFKLLGMVLNFSVTLVITNLFGSSSYGLFALALTILQLIVMFFSLGIPSAFIAFTGGFNSEEQNKGLLIKSYKISFLIAVIPLVLLFLFSKEIAFFYDKPDLTKFLKVVFASLIFFVFHEINVNYFLSVKKFLVYGLLYFIFPNLFFLLFIIVFKAMGLESFTIILAYALSVLLTVLIGVSIIFKNGSYKKVELKSLEILRKSVPMMISGFFLILLNWTDVLMLGKFETEENIGIYNAAFKLGYLTLFFVTAMGSVIIADISDKYNLGNFLGLKRTINKATQLTIVLTLPVALFLIFFGSFFLNFFGEEFVQGKLALVLITLGALFNAMTGNVDQILNMTGNEITVRNIMFIGFLVNVVLNFLLIPLYGYEGAAFSSLLVNVIVNSIFVIVIKKKLGFFTFM from the coding sequence ATGATAGAAAGCGACAAAATAGCGGAGCTTTTAAAAAAGATCTTTTTTAAAAAAGGAGGTAGTACCTTCATTTTTAAGTTACTGGGAATGGTTTTGAATTTTTCAGTGACTTTAGTTATTACAAATCTTTTTGGAAGTTCGTCTTATGGGTTATTTGCTCTGGCACTAACTATTTTACAATTAATAGTGATGTTCTTTTCATTAGGTATTCCTTCTGCTTTTATTGCTTTTACCGGAGGATTTAATTCTGAAGAACAAAACAAAGGGTTACTGATAAAATCGTATAAGATTTCCTTTCTTATAGCCGTCATCCCTCTTGTATTACTTTTTCTTTTTTCAAAAGAGATTGCATTTTTTTATGATAAACCAGACTTAACAAAATTTTTAAAAGTTGTTTTTGCCTCTTTAATTTTTTTTGTTTTCCACGAAATTAACGTCAACTACTTCTTATCTGTAAAGAAGTTTTTAGTTTACGGATTATTGTATTTTATCTTTCCCAATTTGTTTTTTTTACTTTTTATTATAGTATTCAAAGCTATGGGATTAGAAAGTTTTACAATAATTTTAGCCTATGCTTTGTCAGTTCTGCTTACCGTGTTAATAGGGGTATCAATTATTTTCAAAAACGGAAGCTACAAAAAGGTTGAACTGAAAAGTCTTGAAATCCTCAGAAAATCGGTTCCGATGATGATCAGTGGTTTTTTTCTGATTCTTTTGAATTGGACAGATGTGCTGATGTTAGGAAAATTTGAAACAGAAGAAAATATCGGAATTTATAATGCCGCCTTTAAATTAGGCTATCTAACCCTTTTTTTTGTTACAGCAATGGGGTCGGTCATTATTGCCGATATATCTGATAAATATAATCTAGGGAACTTTTTAGGTTTAAAAAGAACGATCAATAAAGCGACTCAGTTAACTATAGTGTTAACATTACCCGTTGCATTGTTTTTGATCTTTTTTGGTTCTTTTTTCCTGAACTTCTTTGGAGAAGAGTTTGTACAAGGAAAATTAGCTCTTGTTTTAATAACATTAGGTGCTTTGTTTAATGCTATGACAGGTAATGTAGACCAAATTTTAAACATGACAGGTAATGAAATTACCGTTAGAAATATTATGTTTATAGGATTTTTGGTGAATGTGGTTTTAAATTTTCTTTTAATTCCTTTGTATGGATATGAAGGAGCTGCCTTTTCAAGTTTATTAGTAAATGTTATTGTAAATAGTATCTTTGTTATTGTGATAAAAAAGAAATTAGGCTTTTTTACCTTTATGTAA
- a CDS encoding glycosyltransferase family 2 protein codes for MSVELSVILVNYNGIQYLDACLKSIQQHLLEIDYEIILIDNNSQDESCTFIKENYPTICLIESRSNNGFGKGNNLAVQQAKGEYVLLLNIDTVLQDNLKPALDYVKTHKTVGALGINMLNGNKEYLQAAGQFPNLTNLFWMKKAFQFNNDFISGDFSKEIYEVDWLTGSFILMPKRIYDEIKGFDEDYFLYVEDVDFCKRIADLGYKRVFYSKQKYIHYVGFNKKKNPMLIKGYRLYIKKHFKGFYKYLCLGVLKINQSVKMIKGLF; via the coding sequence ATGAGTGTAGAATTATCGGTTATTCTGGTTAATTATAATGGAATACAATATCTGGATGCTTGTTTAAAAAGTATTCAGCAACATTTATTAGAAATTGACTATGAAATTATTTTGATCGATAATAATTCACAAGATGAGAGTTGTACATTTATAAAAGAAAATTATCCGACGATTTGTTTAATAGAATCGAGATCCAATAACGGATTCGGAAAAGGAAATAACCTTGCCGTTCAACAAGCAAAAGGGGAATACGTACTACTTTTAAATATAGATACTGTTCTACAGGACAATTTAAAACCGGCATTAGATTATGTAAAAACTCATAAAACAGTAGGAGCATTAGGAATTAACATGTTGAATGGTAATAAGGAATATTTACAGGCAGCCGGACAATTCCCGAACCTTACCAATTTGTTTTGGATGAAGAAAGCATTTCAATTCAATAACGATTTTATTTCAGGTGATTTTTCAAAAGAAATTTATGAAGTTGACTGGCTCACCGGATCCTTTATTTTAATGCCTAAAAGGATTTATGATGAAATTAAAGGCTTTGACGAAGATTACTTTCTGTATGTAGAAGATGTGGATTTTTGTAAACGAATTGCTGATTTAGGATATAAAAGAGTTTTTTATTCAAAACAAAAATATATTCATTATGTCGGATTTAACAAAAAGAAAAATCCCATGTTGATTAAAGGTTACAGGCTCTATATAAAAAAGCATTTTAAAGGTTTTTATAAGTATCTTTGTTTAGGTGTTTTAAAAATAAACCAATCAGTAAAAATGATTAAAGGCCTGTTTTGA
- a CDS encoding O-antigen ligase family protein, which translates to MKIKVATLYSALFSIILLAQLYIPSFKVNMLLQLLTLTFFIFSGNGRISIRFLKRIIPLFILFSIPFFVMFFYNYQTGNIIKDISYFIKPIVGITLGYMFFKKINNFQIFLKAIILSGLISASIHFVLLLFFTNVLSGSVSQIREFGKDNFLELFALLLLWFSDAFSQLPLFSKKRKRQILILLLISYFFYLSRTMFVVGIIMILAVKGYTIITARTLKIMVSLVLGILILYGYLFSVKINRNATGIDGFLYKLKIAPGEIFITKIDRENHKDLWDHWRAYEASRAIALMDDNPSSYFLGTGYGSQINLRFHSPLGGTKKGLKFISEIHNGYVFVFYKTGLIGIIAYLFFLIGLYKTNYYQKDYSSHLISAIGLFYLFSSLTITGIFNKRDVLILILGALLFFNYEKKKELSR; encoded by the coding sequence ATGAAAATTAAAGTTGCTACCTTATATTCCGCACTATTTTCTATTATTTTACTAGCACAATTGTATATTCCTTCTTTTAAAGTGAATATGCTGTTACAGTTGCTGACTCTGACTTTTTTTATTTTTTCGGGTAATGGAAGAATATCGATTCGCTTCTTAAAAAGGATTATACCGCTATTTATACTTTTTAGTATTCCTTTCTTTGTGATGTTTTTTTATAACTATCAAACTGGGAATATTATTAAAGATATTTCTTACTTCATTAAGCCGATTGTTGGGATAACACTGGGTTATATGTTCTTCAAAAAAATTAATAATTTTCAAATTTTTTTAAAAGCAATTATTCTGAGCGGACTCATATCTGCTAGTATACATTTTGTACTTTTGCTTTTCTTTACAAATGTTTTATCCGGAAGTGTCTCCCAGATTCGTGAATTCGGAAAAGATAATTTTCTTGAGCTTTTTGCATTATTGCTTTTATGGTTTTCAGATGCTTTTTCTCAACTTCCTTTGTTCAGTAAGAAAAGAAAGAGACAGATCTTAATTTTGTTATTAATATCGTACTTTTTTTATTTATCCAGAACGATGTTTGTTGTAGGCATAATCATGATTCTGGCCGTTAAAGGTTATACCATAATTACAGCGAGAACATTAAAAATAATGGTCTCATTAGTATTGGGTATTCTTATACTGTACGGATATTTATTTTCTGTGAAAATTAACAGAAATGCAACGGGGATTGATGGCTTTTTGTATAAATTAAAAATTGCACCGGGCGAAATATTTATTACTAAAATAGATCGGGAAAACCACAAGGATTTATGGGATCACTGGAGAGCTTATGAAGCATCAAGAGCAATTGCATTGATGGATGACAATCCGTCAAGTTATTTTTTAGGTACAGGGTATGGTTCACAAATTAATTTAAGGTTTCACTCCCCTTTAGGGGGTACCAAAAAAGGACTAAAATTTATCTCAGAGATTCATAATGGTTATGTATTTGTTTTCTATAAAACAGGCTTAATAGGGATCATCGCTTATTTATTTTTCCTCATAGGACTTTATAAAACGAATTACTATCAAAAAGATTATTCCTCACATCTGATTTCAGCAATAGGCTTGTTCTATTTGTTCTCTTCACTGACCATTACCGGTATTTTCAATAAAAGAGATGTTTTAATACTGATTTTAGGAGCCTTGTTGTTTTTTAATTATGAAAAGAAAAAAGAATTGTCCCGATGA
- a CDS encoding glycosyltransferase family 4 protein, with amino-acid sequence MNNERRLRIMVDCHKFDEDYQGITTYIEGLYKKLVEQETIVFYFAARNINKLKETFGEKDNIKYIKLNYRNKWLRLLIDFPRIITLHKIDFAHFQYIVPPFKFCKYINTIHDVLFLDYPVFFNRKYILKNKFLFKASSKLSDVVLTVSNYSKERIISNFKLNKPVFVTPNAVNEVYYQKYNKEEIQTNLNKKYNLQKYFLLVSRIEPRKNHLLLLKTFIEKAYYKDYDLVFVGKKDLDYKELEVFLSNQTKEVKEKIYFFDHVNNTELLDLIRGAELSVYPSLAEGFGIPPLETLAANIPTVCSNTTAMKDFSFLKEYQFNPEDSNDLAGKIYFALHNKEILPLIKEMKTKYNWETSANKYLEAIRFKNPN; translated from the coding sequence ATGAACAACGAGCGCAGATTGAGAATAATGGTTGATTGTCACAAGTTTGATGAAGATTATCAAGGCATAACTACCTATATTGAAGGCTTATATAAAAAGTTGGTCGAGCAGGAAACTATTGTTTTTTATTTTGCGGCAAGAAATATTAATAAACTAAAAGAAACATTCGGAGAGAAAGATAATATAAAATATATCAAACTGAATTATAGGAATAAATGGCTGAGGTTATTAATCGATTTTCCCAGAATAATAACTTTACATAAAATTGATTTTGCTCATTTCCAATATATTGTTCCACCATTCAAATTCTGTAAATATATTAATACAATTCATGACGTGTTGTTCTTGGATTATCCTGTATTCTTTAATCGGAAATATATTTTAAAGAATAAATTTTTATTTAAAGCTTCATCAAAACTATCAGATGTGGTCCTGACAGTTTCTAATTATTCAAAAGAGAGGATTATCTCAAATTTTAAATTGAATAAGCCTGTATTTGTTACACCTAATGCTGTTAATGAAGTATATTATCAGAAATATAATAAAGAGGAGATACAGACTAATCTTAATAAAAAATATAATTTACAAAAATATTTTCTACTCGTTAGCAGAATAGAACCCAGAAAGAACCATTTGTTACTTTTAAAAACCTTTATTGAAAAAGCATATTATAAAGATTATGATTTAGTCTTTGTGGGGAAAAAAGATTTAGATTATAAAGAGTTAGAGGTTTTCTTATCAAATCAAACAAAAGAGGTTAAAGAAAAAATATATTTTTTTGACCATGTAAATAATACAGAATTATTAGATCTGATAAGAGGGGCTGAACTGTCCGTATACCCTTCCTTGGCAGAAGGTTTTGGGATTCCGCCTCTGGAAACATTAGCAGCAAATATTCCTACTGTTTGTTCAAATACTACAGCAATGAAAGATTTTTCCTTTTTAAAAGAGTATCAGTTTAATCCGGAAGATTCAAATGATCTGGCAGGAAAAATATATTTTGCATTGCACAATAAAGAGATATTGCCGTTAATAAAAGAAATGAAAACCAAGTATAACTGGGAAACCAGTGCAAATAAATATTTAGAAGCCATTAGGTTTAAGAATCCAAATTAG
- a CDS encoding DUF1972 domain-containing protein, translating into MKIGILGTRGIPNYYGGFEQFAEYFATYAASQDHEVYVYNSHKHPYKKTSFKGVSIIHCYDPEYVIGTAGQYIYDLNCILDSRKRDFDIILQLGYTSSSVWFGLHPKRAIVVTNMDGLEWKRTKYSKPVQKLLLWAEKQAAQKSDALIADSLGIQSYLKQKYNLNSHYIAYGAYNFNDPNQEVLSLFKVEPYKYNMIMARFEPENNIEMVLDGVMASEVTTPILVFGNYDTKFGTYLKNKFRSVEKIRFVGAIYDIKILNNLRYFSNLYFHGHTVGGTNPSLLEAMASQALIAAHNNEFNRGVLQENAFYFTNSEEVKNILNTVKKVITCNKFRTTLKESEKILIGTL; encoded by the coding sequence ATGAAAATAGGAATACTCGGTACCAGAGGAATACCCAATTATTACGGTGGTTTTGAACAATTTGCAGAATATTTTGCAACCTATGCAGCAAGTCAGGATCATGAAGTTTATGTATACAACTCGCACAAGCACCCCTATAAAAAAACATCTTTTAAAGGGGTTTCAATAATTCACTGCTATGATCCCGAATATGTTATAGGTACAGCCGGACAATATATTTATGATCTGAATTGTATTCTGGATTCCCGGAAAAGAGATTTTGATATCATTCTTCAGTTAGGGTATACCAGTAGTTCTGTTTGGTTTGGTCTACATCCAAAAAGAGCAATTGTAGTGACTAATATGGATGGTTTAGAATGGAAACGAACCAAATACTCTAAACCGGTTCAGAAACTATTGCTTTGGGCAGAAAAGCAGGCTGCACAAAAAAGCGACGCACTAATTGCAGATTCGCTCGGAATTCAAAGTTACCTCAAACAAAAATACAATCTCAATAGTCATTATATTGCTTACGGTGCTTATAACTTTAATGACCCGAATCAGGAAGTGCTAAGCTTGTTTAAGGTTGAGCCATATAAATATAATATGATTATGGCACGATTTGAGCCGGAAAATAACATTGAAATGGTTTTAGACGGAGTAATGGCAAGCGAGGTAACAACTCCTATCTTGGTCTTCGGAAATTACGATACAAAATTCGGAACCTATTTGAAGAATAAATTCAGATCGGTTGAAAAGATAAGGTTTGTCGGGGCGATATACGATATTAAGATATTAAACAATCTTCGTTATTTCTCTAATTTATATTTTCACGGTCATACAGTAGGAGGTACGAATCCTTCTTTACTTGAGGCTATGGCTTCACAGGCTTTAATAGCAGCTCATAATAATGAATTTAACAGAGGAGTTTTACAGGAAAATGCCTTTTACTTTACAAATTCGGAAGAAGTTAAAAATATCTTAAATACAGTCAAAAAAGTGATAACTTGCAACAAGTTCAGAACAACTTTGAAAGAATCAGAAAAAATTTTAATTGGAACACTATAA